One genomic region from Mycobacterium basiliense encodes:
- a CDS encoding PE family protein, giving the protein MSFVIAAPQVVVSAATDLAGIGSSISAANVAAASSTTVVVAAGADEVSAAIAALLSAHGQAYQALSAQAAAFHAQFIEALRAGADAYAAAEAANVEQVLLGVINGPTEALLGRPLIGDGVNGADGTGQAGGAGGILVGNGGNGGSGGVGQDGGAGGAAGLFGHGGSGGAGGDNGAGNAGAGGAGGAGGLVWGNGGAGGVGGNAAFPGPGSGGNGGAGGSAGLIGNGGTGANGGFSSGSFGAQSGAGGAGGDGGWLYGNGGNGGNDRSGSALGGDGGDAYLFGDGGNGGGGGVGGVAGRAGLLIGDGGNGGSSQPGANGGLLWGNGGDGGGSLSSFRTPGVGGNAGLFGNGGAGGDGLPQAGADGGAGGLIFGNGGAGGAARGLSDGDGFAGGNGGNAGLWGIGGTGGSGGFGASGGAGGVGGTGGRGGMLFGAGGTGGTGGIGYEAAGFGVGTGAAGGNGGDAGLFGTGGAGGTGGTGVFGGSGGTGGTGGAGGLVFGDGGRGGDAGTSSGSGSGTGGNGGSAEWIGNGGNGGNGTGGGPGGSGGPGGKLAGKNGTDGTP; this is encoded by the coding sequence ATGTCGTTTGTGATTGCCGCGCCGCAGGTGGTGGTGTCTGCGGCCACCGATTTGGCTGGTATCGGCTCGTCGATCAGTGCGGCTAATGTGGCCGCGGCGTCGTCGACCACTGTGGTGGTGGCCGCCGGTGCCGATGAGGTTTCGGCGGCCATTGCGGCGCTGTTGAGTGCGCATGGGCAGGCTTATCAAGCGCTGAGCGCTCAGGCCGCGGCGTTTCATGCCCAGTTCATTGAGGCGTTGCGCGCTGGCGCGGATGCGTATGCCGCCGCTGAGGCGGCCAACGTTGAACAGGTGCTATTGGGGGTGATCAATGGGCCCACTGAGGCGTTGTTGGGTCGGCCGTTGATCGGTGACGGTGTTAACGGGGCCGATGGCACCGGGCAAGCCGGCGGTGCGGGCGGGATCTTGGTCGGCAATGGCGGCAACGGTGGTTCGGGTGGTGTCGGGCAAGACGGGGGGGCTGGGGGTGCTGCCGGGTTGTTCGGCCATGGCGGCAGCGGCGGGGCCGGTGGTGATAACGGCGCGGGCAATGCTGGGGCCGGTGGTGCTGGTGGGGCCGGGGGGCTGGTGTGGGGCAATGGCGGGGCCGGCGGTGTCGGCGGTAACGCTGCATTTCCTGGCCCGGGCAGCGGTGGTAACGGTGGCGCGGGCGGCTCGGCGGGATTGATCGGCAACGGCGGAACCGGCGCCAACGGCGGCTTTTCCTCTGGCAGCTTCGGTGCCCAGAGTGGTGCCGGTGGTGCCGGCGGCGACGGCGGATGGCTCTACGGCAACGGCGGCAACGGCGGGAATGACCGTAGCGGCTCCGCCTTGGGTGGGGACGGGGGCGACGCCTACCTGTTCGGCGATGGCGGTAACGGCGGCGGCGGTGGGGTCGGTGGTGTCGCCGGTCGGGCCGGGCTGCTCATCGGCGACGGCGGTAACGGCGGGTCGTCACAGCCCGGAGCCAACGGCGGACTGCTGTGGGGCAACGGCGGCGACGGCGGTGGGAGCCTCAGCAGCTTCCGAACCCCGGGGGTGGGAGGCAACGCCGGCCTATTCGGCAACGGCGGAGCCGGCGGCGATGGTTTACCCCAAGCGGGTGCCGACGGCGGTGCCGGCGGCCTCATATTCGGCAACGGCGGAGCCGGCGGCGCTGCTAGGGGCTTGTCGGACGGCGATGGCTTCGCGGGAGGCAATGGCGGCAACGCCGGGCTGTGGGGAATTGGCGGCACCGGTGGGTCCGGCGGGTTCGGCGCAAGCGGTGGAGCTGGCGGCGTTGGCGGTACTGGTGGCAGGGGTGGGATGCTCTTTGGCGCGGGCGGAACCGGTGGGACCGGGGGCATTGGCTATGAAGCGGCCGGCTTCGGTGTCGGCACCGGTGCTGCCGGAGGAAACGGTGGCGATGCTGGCCTATTCGGTACCGGAGGCGCCGGGGGCACCGGCGGCACGGGTGTGTTCGGTGGCAGCGGAGGCACCGGCGGTACCGGTGGCGCCGGCGGGCTGGTATTCGGCGACGGCGGCCGGGGTGGCGACGCCGGCACCTCATCCGGTTCGGGTAGCGGCACTGGTGGCAATGGTGGCAGCGCCGAGTGGATCGGCAACGGCGGCAACGGCGGCAACGGCACCGGGGGCGGGCCCGGCGGCAGCGGCGGGCCCGGCGGCAAATTGGCCGGCAAAAACGGAACCGACGGCACACCCTAG
- a CDS encoding PE family protein, with amino-acid sequence MSSFVVVSPEVLVSASGSLAGIGSAISEANAAAARATTQVLAAGGDEVSVAIAQLFGGYAQQYQLLSVRAGQFHARFVESLIGSGQGYGLAEAAGVGPLQAFEQQVLGVVNAPAYALWGRGLIGDGANGAPGSGQPGGAGGLLIGNGGAGGSGAPGQAGGAGGAAGLIGNGGVGGAGGAGEVGGAGGRGGWWVGNGGAGGVGGVGAQGGVGGAAGLIGNGGVGGAGGTGAGGGVGGAGGWLWGDGGAGGGGGAGGLGQAGGTGGGGGAGGLMGGFGGAGGAGGEGGAGAAGQAGGDGGAGGAGGLTRALFGWAGGDGGAGGQGGAGAIGEAGLGGGSGGAGSTGGHGGVGGAGGAATGWLGMGGLFSAGGAGGGGGAGGAGGGGGAGGSGIGLGMAGGAGGEGAAGGAGGSGGAGGSAGLLGLSGVNGSGGIGGGGGAGGTGGHGDTGALSGGAGGQGGAGGAAGVAGTGGRAGANGVGGLGGHGGHGGQGGAGQAGLTDPNTPTAGDTGGTGGAGGQGGAGGAGIGGVGGGAGGTGGTGGTGGIGGSGGTNTGDSGGTGAAGGQGGTGGAAGAAGQGTDGATNGANGTGGHGGTGGTGGAGGFGAVGASTPTPTAGGQGGHGGAGGAGGTGGAGIGGVGGGAGGAGGVGGAGGVGGYGGDNTGTAGGAGAAGGVGGTGGTAGAGGVGTDGATNGTHGTGGVGGQGGIGGNGATGTIGTSSSTPTAGGQGGHGGAGGQGGTGGAGIDGIGGGAGGAGGIGGTGGTGGTGGTNNATSGGGDGAAGGQGGTGGTAGAGGVGTDGATNGTHGTGGAGGQGGNGGTGATGTTGTSSSTPTAGGTGGHGGNGGQGGNGGAGIDGIGGGAGGAGGTGGTGGQGGVGGTNTNTSGGTGAAGGQGGTGGTAGAGGAGTDGATNGTHGTGGIGGRGGTGGNGGAGMDGSNDPLAPVAGAQGGQGGTGGQGGNGGAGIDGIGGGAGGAGGTGGTGGTGGTGGSNTGANGGTGAAGGQGGTGGTAGAAGLGTDGATNGTHGTGGQGGTGGNGGHGATGTTGTDGTPTAPPTPGGTGGHGGTGGTGGNGGAGINGIGGGAGGQGGNGGNGGTGGTGGTAANGGDGANGGQGGTGGTAGAGGAGTDGATNGTHGTGGVGGQGGTGGHGATGTTGTDGTPTAPPTPGGTGGHGGGGGQGGNGGAGINGIGGGAGGQGGTGGTGGDGGTGGTGTSANNGANGGDGANGGQGGQGGTAGTPGSGTDGGANGTNGTGGQGGNGGTGGTGGQGGTGTGTGNTGGTGGRGGQGGAGGAGGAGSALLVGGGAGGNGGTGGDGGTGGTGSLVTGAGGAGGMGGAGGTAGTGTDGGANGTGGDGGTGGSGGTGGTGGIGSNDPNSPQTGSQGGQGGAGGAGGTGGSGFGGIGGGNGGSGGTGGQGGQGGFGGDNTGTTGGNGADGGQGGAGGAAGVAGTGTDGGTSGANGTGGEGGQGGTGGSGGTGTTGSDGVTPTTGGQGGQGGAGGAGGAGGAGIGGIGGGAGGTGGTGGSGGTGGTGGTNNGISGGAGADGGQGGTGGTAGAGGAGTDGGVSGSNGTGGSGGTGGTGGTGGTGTTGTASHSSLPGGNGGIGGQGGAGGQGGNGGAGLDGIGGGQGGTGGTGGTGGTGGTGGANIGANAGNGGAGGQGGAGGTAGVSGTGTDGGANGSHGSGGSGGSGGAGGQGGRGLDGSTFVTPAPGTQGGQGGAGGQGGSGGAGFGGVGGGAGGQGGTGGQGGTGGNGTTGADGDGTAGGQGGTGGAAGTGGTGTDGGANGGNGSGGVGGIGGIGGTGGTGAAGSAGNNPTPGGSGGAGGTGGTGGLGGSGIGGVGGGAGGTGGTGGTGGTGGLGGTGVSNDGAAGGEGGVGGQGGDGGSGTDGGAGGTGGQGGSAGGGGAGGNGNGANHTGGSGGKGGTGGTGGTGGTGTGGGVGGQGGAGGTGGTGGTGSLGNPGQSGTPGDVGDPGGAPIGNDGGTGGPGGNGGDGGTGGP; translated from the coding sequence ATGTCGTCTTTTGTTGTTGTTTCGCCTGAGGTGTTGGTGTCGGCGTCGGGGAGTTTGGCCGGGATTGGATCGGCGATTAGTGAGGCGAATGCGGCGGCGGCGCGGGCGACTACGCAGGTGTTGGCCGCTGGTGGTGATGAGGTGTCGGTGGCGATCGCGCAGTTGTTCGGCGGTTATGCCCAGCAGTATCAGCTCCTTAGTGTGCGGGCGGGTCAGTTTCATGCGCGGTTCGTGGAGTCGTTGATCGGCAGTGGGCAAGGTTATGGGCTGGCCGAGGCGGCCGGTGTGGGGCCGTTGCAGGCCTTTGAGCAGCAGGTGCTGGGTGTGGTCAATGCGCCGGCGTATGCGTTGTGGGGGCGCGGGTTAATCGGGGATGGCGCTAACGGTGCACCCGGTAGTGGCCAGCCCGGCGGGGCCGGGGGGTTGTTGATCGGCAACGGCGGGGCTGGGGGGTCAGGGGCGCCGGGGCAAGCCGGTGGGGCTGGTGGGGCCGCGGGGTTGATCGGCAACGGCGGGGTCGGCGGGGCTGGGGGCGCTGGCGAGGTTGGGGGGGCCGGGGGCCGGGGCGGTTGGTGGGTCGGCAATGGCGGGGCCGGCGGGGTCGGGGGTGTTGGTGCTCAGGGTGGGGTTGGTGGGGCCGCGGGGTTGATCGGCAATGGTGGGGTCGGCGGAGCGGGCGGGACGGGCGCGGGCGGGGGTGTTGGTGGCGCTGGGGGCTGGTTGTGGGGTGATGGCGGGGCTGGTGGTGGCGGTGGGGCCGGGGGTTTGGGTCAGGCCGGTGGTACCGGTGGTGGTGGTGGGGCCGGAGGCCTTATGGGTGGGTTTGGTGGTGCCGGCGGGGCCGGTGGTGAGGGCGGGGCCGGCGCGGCGGGTCAGGCCGGCGGTGACGGCGGGGCCGGCGGGGCCGGGGGCCTGACCCGTGCGCTATTCGGCTGGGCCGGCGGTGACGGCGGGGCCGGGGGTCAGGGCGGGGCCGGAGCCATCGGTGAGGCCGGGTTGGGGGGCGGGTCCGGCGGGGCGGGCAGTACCGGCGGTCATGGCGGAGTCGGTGGCGCGGGTGGGGCCGCTACGGGCTGGCTGGGTATGGGCGGGTTGTTCAGCGCGGGTGGGGCCGGTGGCGGTGGCGGGGCCGGTGGGGCCGGTGGTGGCGGCGGCGCCGGCGGCAGCGGGATCGGTCTGGGAATGGCCGGCGGTGCCGGCGGTGAGGGCGCCGCTGGTGGGGCTGGCGGGTCCGGCGGAGCCGGCGGGTCCGCCGGACTGTTGGGGCTTAGCGGGGTTAACGGCAGCGGCGGTATCGGTGGCGGGGGTGGTGCCGGGGGCACCGGCGGGCACGGCGACACCGGCGCTCTCTCCGGAGGCGCCGGTGGGCAGGGCGGCGCGGGCGGGGCCGCCGGTGTCGCGGGAACCGGAGGCCGCGCCGGCGCCAACGGGGTCGGCGGACTCGGCGGACACGGCGGACACGGCGGACAGGGTGGGGCCGGGCAGGCCGGCCTCACCGACCCCAACACCCCCACCGCCGGCGACACCGGCGGCACCGGCGGCGCCGGCGGCCAAGGCGGGGCCGGTGGAGCCGGTATCGGCGGTGTCGGCGGCGGGGCCGGCGGCACCGGCGGTACGGGGGGCACCGGCGGTATCGGTGGCAGTGGGGGCACCAACACCGGCGACAGCGGCGGCACCGGAGCCGCCGGCGGCCAAGGCGGCACCGGCGGAGCGGCTGGAGCCGCGGGCCAAGGCACCGACGGCGCCACCAACGGCGCCAACGGCACCGGCGGCCACGGCGGCACCGGCGGCACCGGCGGGGCCGGCGGTTTCGGTGCGGTCGGCGCCAGCACCCCCACCCCCACCGCCGGCGGTCAAGGCGGTCACGGCGGGGCCGGCGGCGCCGGTGGGACCGGTGGGGCCGGTATCGGCGGTGTCGGCGGCGGGGCCGGCGGGGCCGGCGGGGTCGGCGGGGCTGGCGGGGTCGGCGGTTACGGCGGCGATAACACCGGCACCGCCGGTGGGGCCGGTGCTGCTGGTGGCGTCGGGGGCACCGGCGGCACGGCCGGGGCCGGCGGGGTCGGCACCGACGGCGCCACCAACGGCACCCACGGCACCGGAGGGGTCGGCGGCCAAGGCGGGATCGGCGGCAACGGCGCCACCGGCACCATCGGCACCAGCAGCTCCACCCCCACCGCCGGCGGCCAAGGCGGCCACGGCGGCGCCGGCGGCCAAGGCGGCACTGGTGGAGCCGGTATCGACGGCATCGGCGGCGGGGCCGGCGGGGCCGGCGGGATCGGCGGCACCGGAGGAACCGGAGGAACCGGAGGAACCAACAACGCCACCAGCGGCGGCGGTGACGGCGCCGCCGGCGGCCAGGGCGGCACCGGCGGCACGGCCGGAGCCGGCGGGGTCGGCACCGACGGCGCCACCAACGGCACCCACGGCACCGGAGGCGCCGGCGGCCAAGGCGGCAACGGCGGCACCGGCGCCACCGGCACCACTGGCACCAGCAGCTCCACCCCCACCGCCGGCGGCACCGGCGGCCACGGCGGCAACGGCGGCCAAGGCGGTAACGGCGGAGCCGGCATCGACGGCATCGGCGGCGGGGCCGGCGGGGCCGGCGGCACCGGCGGCACCGGCGGCCAAGGCGGGGTCGGCGGCACCAACACCAACACCAGCGGCGGCACCGGAGCCGCCGGCGGACAAGGCGGCACCGGCGGCACGGCCGGAGCCGGCGGGGCCGGCACCGACGGCGCCACCAACGGCACCCACGGCACCGGAGGCATCGGCGGCCGAGGCGGCACCGGCGGCAATGGCGGCGCAGGCATGGACGGGTCCAACGATCCCCTAGCCCCCGTCGCGGGCGCCCAAGGCGGCCAAGGCGGCACCGGCGGCCAAGGCGGTAACGGCGGAGCCGGCATCGACGGCATCGGCGGCGGGGCCGGCGGGGCCGGCGGTACGGGAGGCACCGGCGGTACCGGCGGCACCGGCGGTTCAAACACTGGCGCCAACGGCGGCACCGGAGCCGCCGGCGGACAAGGCGGCACCGGCGGCACGGCCGGAGCGGCCGGGCTCGGCACCGACGGCGCCACCAACGGCACCCACGGCACCGGCGGCCAAGGCGGCACCGGCGGCAACGGCGGCCACGGCGCCACCGGCACCACCGGCACCGACGGCACCCCCACCGCCCCACCCACCCCCGGCGGCACCGGCGGCCACGGCGGCACCGGAGGCACCGGAGGCAACGGCGGAGCCGGCATCAACGGCATCGGCGGCGGGGCCGGCGGCCAAGGCGGCAACGGCGGCAACGGTGGCACCGGCGGCACCGGCGGAACCGCCGCCAACGGCGGAGACGGCGCCAACGGCGGACAAGGCGGCACCGGCGGCACGGCCGGAGCCGGCGGGGCCGGCACCGACGGCGCCACCAACGGCACCCACGGCACCGGAGGCGTCGGCGGACAAGGCGGCACCGGCGGCCACGGCGCCACCGGCACCACCGGCACCGACGGCACCCCCACCGCCCCACCCACCCCCGGCGGCACCGGCGGACACGGCGGCGGCGGCGGCCAAGGCGGTAACGGCGGAGCCGGCATCAACGGCATCGGCGGCGGGGCCGGCGGCCAAGGCGGCACCGGCGGCACCGGCGGCGACGGAGGAACCGGCGGCACCGGAACCTCCGCAAACAACGGCGCCAATGGCGGCGACGGCGCCAACGGCGGACAAGGCGGACAAGGCGGCACCGCCGGAACACCCGGATCCGGCACCGACGGCGGCGCCAACGGCACCAACGGCACCGGCGGACAAGGAGGCAACGGCGGCACCGGCGGCACCGGCGGCCAAGGCGGAACCGGCACTGGCACTGGAAATACTGGCGGAACAGGCGGCCGAGGCGGCCAAGGTGGAGCCGGTGGAGCAGGTGGAGCCGGTAGCGCCCTTCTCGTCGGCGGCGGCGCCGGCGGCAACGGCGGCACCGGCGGTGACGGCGGCACCGGAGGCACGGGAAGCCTTGTCACCGGCGCTGGAGGCGCGGGCGGCATGGGCGGCGCCGGCGGCACTGCCGGAACCGGAACCGACGGCGGCGCAAACGGCACCGGCGGTGACGGAGGGACAGGCGGCAGCGGCGGGACGGGCGGCACCGGCGGCATCGGCTCCAACGATCCGAATTCACCCCAGACCGGGAGCCAAGGCGGCCAAGGAGGCGCCGGCGGGGCCGGTGGCACCGGCGGGTCCGGCTTCGGCGGCATCGGCGGGGGTAACGGCGGCAGCGGTGGCACCGGCGGCCAGGGCGGCCAAGGCGGCTTTGGTGGAGACAACACCGGCACCACCGGCGGCAACGGAGCCGACGGCGGCCAGGGAGGAGCCGGTGGCGCCGCAGGAGTCGCCGGAACCGGCACTGACGGCGGGACCAGCGGCGCCAACGGCACTGGCGGAGAGGGTGGCCAAGGCGGCACTGGCGGTAGCGGAGGCACCGGGACTACTGGCTCCGATGGTGTTACACCCACTACCGGCGGCCAGGGCGGCCAAGGCGGCGCCGGCGGCGCCGGAGGGGCCGGCGGCGCCGGCATCGGCGGTATCGGCGGCGGCGCCGGCGGCACCGGCGGCACCGGCGGCAGCGGAGGCACCGGAGGCACCGGAGGCACCAACAACGGCATCAGCGGCGGCGCCGGCGCTGACGGGGGTCAAGGCGGTACCGGCGGCACCGCGGGAGCAGGCGGTGCCGGGACCGACGGCGGCGTCTCCGGCAGCAACGGCACCGGAGGCTCCGGAGGCACGGGCGGTACCGGCGGCACCGGCGGCACCGGTACAACTGGCACTGCCTCCCACTCGAGCCTCCCCGGCGGCAACGGCGGAATCGGCGGTCAAGGAGGCGCCGGCGGCCAAGGCGGCAATGGCGGCGCCGGCCTCGACGGCATCGGTGGTGGCCAAGGAGGCACCGGCGGCACCGGCGGCACCGGCGGCACCGGCGGCACCGGCGGCGCCAATATCGGAGCCAACGCCGGCAACGGGGGAGCTGGCGGCCAAGGCGGCGCCGGAGGGACCGCAGGAGTCAGCGGCACCGGCACCGACGGCGGTGCCAATGGCAGCCACGGTAGCGGCGGGTCCGGAGGCTCTGGCGGCGCCGGTGGCCAGGGCGGTAGAGGTCTGGACGGCTCGACGTTCGTTACACCCGCTCCTGGTACACAGGGCGGTCAGGGCGGTGCCGGCGGCCAAGGAGGCAGCGGCGGCGCGGGTTTCGGCGGGGTCGGCGGCGGCGCTGGCGGCCAAGGCGGAACCGGTGGCCAAGGGGGCACCGGCGGCAACGGCACAACCGGCGCCGACGGAGATGGCACCGCGGGCGGTCAGGGCGGCACCGGCGGTGCTGCAGGAACGGGCGGCACCGGCACCGACGGGGGTGCCAATGGAGGTAACGGCTCCGGCGGCGTAGGCGGTATCGGCGGTATCGGCGGTACGGGCGGCACCGGCGCTGCGGGCAGCGCCGGCAACAACCCGACCCCCGGCGGCAGCGGTGGTGCAGGCGGCACTGGCGGCACCGGCGGCCTCGGCGGCTCCGGCATCGGCGGCGTCGGCGGCGGCGCTGGCGGCACAGGCGGCACAGGAGGCACCGGCGGCACCGGCGGCCTTGGCGGCACCGGCGTCTCCAACGATGGCGCAGCAGGCGGTGAGGGCGGTGTCGGCGGCCAAGGTGGCGATGGCGGTAGCGGCACCGATGGCGGAGCCGGCGGCACCGGCGGCCAGGGTGGCAGCGCCGGCGGCGGCGGCGCGGGCGGCAACGGCAACGGCGCCAATCACACCGGCGGCAGCGGCGGCAAAGGCGGCACCGGGGGAACTGGCGGCACCGGCGGAACAGGTACCGGCGGCGGCGTTGGCGGCCAAGGCGGTGCCGGTGGCACCGGGGGCACCGGGGGCACCGGCAGCCTGGGCAACCCAGGGCAGTCCGGTACCCCTGGCGACGTCGGCGATCCAGGCGGAGCTCCGATCGGTAACGACGGCGGTACCGGAGGCCCGGGCGGCAACGGCGGCGACGGGGGCACCGGTGGACCTTGA